From Leifsonia sp. fls2-241-R2A-40a, one genomic window encodes:
- the lexA gene encoding transcriptional repressor LexA translates to MSNDNQARGGTRRRKNLSDKQLAILDVIQRSVSQRGYPPSMREIGDAVGLSSLSSVTHQLNQLELSGYLRRDPNRPRALEILIDLPSSSGATPDYENQTPVGDAAMVPLVGRIAAGIPITAEQQVDEVFPLPRQLVGNGELFMLKVVGESMIDAAICDGDWVVIRAQNTAENGDIVAAMLDEEATVKVFRQRDGHTWLLPRNSNFEPILGDFATVLGKVVAVLRAV, encoded by the coding sequence GTGTCGAACGACAACCAGGCCCGCGGAGGCACACGCCGCCGCAAGAACCTGAGCGACAAGCAGCTGGCGATCCTCGATGTGATCCAGCGCTCCGTGAGCCAGCGCGGCTATCCGCCGAGCATGCGCGAGATCGGCGACGCCGTCGGCCTCTCGTCGCTCTCCTCGGTGACGCACCAGCTGAACCAGCTCGAGCTGAGCGGCTACCTGCGGCGCGACCCCAACCGCCCGCGCGCGCTCGAGATCCTCATCGACCTGCCATCGTCCTCCGGCGCGACTCCGGACTACGAGAACCAGACGCCGGTCGGCGACGCCGCCATGGTCCCCCTGGTCGGCCGCATCGCCGCGGGCATCCCGATCACGGCCGAGCAGCAGGTGGACGAGGTCTTCCCGCTCCCCCGCCAGCTCGTGGGCAACGGCGAACTGTTCATGCTGAAGGTCGTCGGAGAGTCGATGATCGACGCGGCCATCTGCGACGGGGACTGGGTGGTCATCCGCGCGCAGAACACGGCCGAGAACGGGGACATCGTCGCGGCGATGCTCGACGAGGAGGCGACCGTCAAGGTCTTCCGGCAGCGCGACGGCCACACGTGGCTGCTGCCCCGGAACTCCAACTTCGAGCCGATCCTCGGCGACTTCGCGACAGTGCTCGGCAAGGTCGTCGCGGTCCTCCGGGCCGTCTGA
- a CDS encoding LysM peptidoglycan-binding domain-containing protein, giving the protein MSESVPTLRAVPPLPEGARVRLRLTRRGRAVLSALVALPLVIGALVFALNGGGAVANGEQAHVSFQYVSVESGDSLWSVAQRVAPNADPRDVISDIVSLNGLDSAVVSPGQQLAIPSKYAH; this is encoded by the coding sequence ATGAGCGAGTCGGTTCCTACCCTTCGTGCGGTCCCGCCGCTCCCCGAAGGAGCGCGTGTGCGCCTGCGCCTCACGCGCCGCGGCCGTGCAGTGCTCTCGGCCCTCGTCGCACTCCCGCTGGTGATCGGAGCCCTCGTCTTCGCACTGAACGGCGGAGGCGCCGTCGCGAACGGCGAGCAGGCCCACGTCAGCTTCCAGTACGTCAGCGTCGAGTCGGGCGACTCCCTCTGGTCGGTGGCGCAGCGCGTGGCCCCGAACGCCGACCCCCGCGACGTGATCTCCGACATCGTCTCGCTCAACGGCCTCGACTCCGCCGTCGTGTCCCCGGGGCAGCAGCTCGCCATCCCCTCGAAGTACGCGCACTAG
- a CDS encoding metallopeptidase family protein, translated as MVHIPDDDFERMVGDIFDGLPDDMVGPLENVAILIEDQPPGARPRLFGLYSGRPLTRRSVYGFGELPDRITLFRNNLEASARTEDELRARVRVTLVHEIGHYFGLSDERLRELGWA; from the coding sequence GTGGTGCACATCCCGGACGACGACTTCGAGCGGATGGTCGGCGACATCTTCGACGGGCTCCCCGACGACATGGTGGGGCCGCTGGAGAACGTAGCGATCCTCATCGAGGATCAGCCGCCCGGAGCGCGGCCGCGGCTGTTCGGGCTGTACAGCGGCCGTCCGCTGACCCGCCGCTCCGTCTACGGGTTCGGCGAGCTGCCCGACCGCATCACGTTGTTCCGCAACAACCTCGAGGCATCGGCACGGACCGAGGACGAGCTACGGGCCCGGGTGCGGGTCACGCTCGTGCACGAGATCGGGCACTACTTCGGGCTGTCGGACGAGCGGTTGCGGGAGCTCGGCTGGGCGTGA
- the hflX gene encoding GTPase HflX, with protein sequence MTDNTDIREHDADDVVARVLATEGNRASVTLFGGATSSRAQALQSDGADGGSHDGDQFDREERAALRRVSGLSTELQDVTEVEYRQLRLENVVLIGVYSQGSLQDAENSMRELAALAETAGAAVLDGLLQRRPHPDASTYLGRGKAEELAGLVAALGADTVIADTELAPSQRRALEDVVKVKVIDRTAVILDIFSQHAKSREGKAQVELAQLEYLLPRLRGWGESMSRQAGGQVGGAGAGMGSRGPGETKIELDRRRIHTRMARLRKQIAGFKPAREAKRANRNRNSVPSVAIAGYTNAGKSSLLNRVTKAGVLVENALFATLDATVRRSVTADGRLYTLADTVGFVRNLPHQLVEAFRSTLEEVADSDVIVHVVDGSHPDPAAQLATVRDVIGEVGARDIPEIVVFNKADLISPDDRLVLRGLEPGAIFASARTGEGVDEVLAAIARLLPDPSLEVELVVPYDRGDLISALHERGRVISTDYVEEGTRVTARIMPEYHAAFEPFEVAAAE encoded by the coding sequence ATGACTGATAACACCGACATCCGCGAACACGATGCAGACGACGTCGTCGCACGCGTGCTCGCGACCGAGGGGAACCGCGCCAGCGTAACGCTGTTCGGCGGCGCGACCTCCTCCCGGGCGCAGGCTCTGCAGAGCGACGGAGCCGACGGCGGCTCCCACGACGGCGACCAGTTCGACCGCGAGGAGCGCGCGGCGTTGCGCCGCGTCTCGGGTCTTTCGACCGAGCTCCAGGACGTCACCGAGGTCGAGTACCGGCAGCTGCGGCTGGAGAACGTGGTGCTCATCGGCGTCTACTCGCAGGGCTCCCTGCAGGACGCTGAGAACTCCATGCGCGAACTCGCCGCACTGGCCGAGACCGCCGGAGCGGCCGTCCTCGACGGCCTGCTGCAGCGCCGACCGCATCCCGACGCGAGCACCTACCTCGGCCGCGGAAAGGCGGAGGAGCTCGCCGGGCTCGTGGCAGCGCTCGGCGCCGACACCGTGATCGCCGACACCGAGCTGGCCCCCAGCCAGCGACGTGCGCTGGAGGACGTGGTGAAGGTGAAGGTGATCGACCGCACGGCGGTGATCCTCGACATCTTCAGCCAGCACGCCAAGAGCCGCGAGGGCAAGGCGCAGGTCGAGCTCGCACAGCTCGAGTACCTGCTCCCGCGCCTTCGAGGCTGGGGTGAGTCGATGTCCCGCCAGGCCGGTGGCCAGGTGGGTGGCGCCGGCGCCGGTATGGGATCGCGTGGTCCCGGTGAGACCAAGATCGAGCTGGACCGTCGTCGCATCCACACGCGCATGGCCCGTCTGCGCAAGCAGATCGCCGGCTTCAAGCCGGCGCGCGAGGCCAAGCGCGCGAACCGCAACCGCAACTCGGTGCCGTCCGTGGCGATCGCCGGCTACACCAACGCGGGCAAGTCGAGCCTGCTGAACCGCGTGACGAAGGCCGGCGTGCTGGTCGAGAACGCGCTGTTCGCGACCCTCGACGCGACCGTGCGCCGCAGTGTGACCGCTGACGGCCGGCTGTACACGCTGGCCGACACCGTCGGCTTCGTGCGCAACCTCCCGCATCAGCTGGTGGAGGCGTTCCGCTCGACCTTGGAGGAGGTCGCCGATTCCGACGTCATCGTTCACGTCGTCGACGGCTCGCATCCGGACCCCGCGGCGCAGCTGGCGACGGTGCGCGACGTGATCGGCGAGGTCGGTGCGCGCGACATCCCGGAGATCGTGGTCTTCAACAAGGCCGACCTGATCTCCCCGGACGACCGTCTGGTGCTGCGCGGCCTGGAGCCGGGCGCGATCTTCGCGTCGGCCCGCACCGGCGAGGGCGTGGATGAGGTGCTCGCCGCCATCGCGCGGCTGCTGCCCGACCCCTCCCTCGAGGTGGAGCTCGTGGTGCCGTACGACCGGGGCGACCTGATCTCCGCTCTGCACGAGCGCGGCCGGGTCATCTCGACCGACTACGTGGAGGAGGGAACCCGCGTCACCGCGCGGATCATGCCCGAATACCACGCGGCGTTCGAGCCGTTCGAGGTCGCTGCCGCGGAGTAG
- a CDS encoding methylenetetrahydrofolate reductase: MSCTEARYSFELYPPRNERAAEALPATIDRLAAVRPDFISVTYGAGGSSRTASLEVLRYILEHTDVSPMAHLTCVSSSHEEAHRLIRDFLDAGVRRFLAVRGDPPEGLTAGEDGIGDIRTTAELVQLIHRVQAERAPYGELDVPELHAHAVLDHREHVQIAVAAFPNGHPSSRSVSQDIDALLAKQAAGANLGITQLFFHAEDYFHFTQRAADAGVDFPILPGIMPVTSPARLKRMLELSGEDLPSDLAIELEVEPTDEGRREIGIAWAARLGERLLDGGAPGLHLYTFNQHEAVLSVLDRIGVLPAVESPRTTSEESATEREPA, from the coding sequence ATGAGCTGTACCGAGGCCCGGTACTCCTTCGAGTTGTACCCACCGCGCAACGAGCGCGCCGCCGAGGCGCTCCCGGCCACGATCGACCGCCTCGCGGCCGTCCGGCCCGACTTCATCTCGGTGACGTACGGCGCAGGCGGCTCGTCGCGGACCGCCTCCCTGGAGGTGCTCCGCTACATCCTCGAGCACACCGACGTGAGCCCGATGGCCCACCTGACCTGTGTCAGCTCGTCGCACGAAGAGGCGCACCGGCTGATCCGCGACTTCCTGGACGCCGGCGTCCGGCGGTTCCTCGCCGTGCGCGGCGACCCGCCCGAGGGCTTGACGGCGGGGGAGGACGGCATCGGAGACATCCGGACGACGGCCGAGCTGGTGCAGCTCATCCACCGGGTGCAGGCCGAGCGCGCCCCCTACGGTGAGCTGGACGTGCCGGAGCTGCACGCCCACGCCGTGCTCGACCATCGCGAGCACGTGCAGATCGCCGTCGCGGCCTTCCCGAACGGGCATCCCTCGTCCCGCTCCGTCTCCCAGGACATCGACGCGCTGCTGGCGAAGCAGGCCGCGGGCGCCAACCTCGGCATCACCCAGCTGTTCTTCCACGCGGAGGACTACTTCCACTTCACCCAGCGGGCGGCGGACGCGGGGGTCGACTTCCCCATCCTTCCCGGCATCATGCCCGTCACCAGTCCCGCCCGCCTGAAGCGGATGCTGGAGCTGAGCGGCGAGGACCTGCCGAGCGACCTCGCCATCGAGCTCGAGGTCGAGCCGACCGACGAGGGTCGCCGGGAGATCGGCATCGCCTGGGCGGCACGGCTCGGCGAACGGCTGCTCGACGGCGGCGCCCCGGGCCTGCACCTGTACACCTTCAACCAGCACGAGGCCGTCCTGTCCGTGCTCGACCGTATCGGGGTGCTCCCGGCAGTGGAGAGCCCCCGCACCACCTCCGAGGAATCGGCCACCGAAAGGGAACCAGCATGA
- the dapF gene encoding diaminopimelate epimerase, with amino-acid sequence MATIHFTKGQGTGNDFVLYSDPEGRLPLTASQIAEVCDRHFGVGADGVIRAVRSEHLPEGEAALAEDEAATWFMDYYNADGSPAEMCGNGIRVYVRYLLETGLAELPAGGTIAIGTRSGVRDVQRSTNGFQVDLGRWDLAGGEPLVRAKELPVARPGLGIDMGNPHVVVAVADDDELDAADLSYIPHLEPTPEHGANVEFVVPHEPLITDGVGRIRMRVHERGSGETLSCGTGAAAAALAVRYWAGEGAPNQWRVDVPGGTVGVRMFPTEDGEHVGLSGPAALVFTGTLELA; translated from the coding sequence ATGGCGACCATCCACTTCACCAAGGGTCAGGGCACGGGCAACGACTTCGTGCTGTACTCCGACCCGGAGGGGCGCCTGCCGCTCACCGCCTCCCAGATCGCGGAGGTCTGCGACCGGCACTTCGGCGTCGGCGCCGACGGCGTGATCCGCGCCGTCCGCTCCGAGCACCTGCCGGAGGGTGAGGCGGCACTGGCGGAGGACGAGGCCGCGACCTGGTTCATGGACTACTACAACGCCGACGGGTCGCCCGCGGAGATGTGCGGAAACGGTATCCGCGTCTACGTCCGCTATCTGCTGGAGACCGGGCTCGCCGAACTGCCCGCCGGGGGGACGATCGCGATCGGAACCCGGTCCGGCGTGCGCGACGTCCAGCGCAGCACCAACGGCTTCCAGGTCGACCTCGGGCGCTGGGATCTCGCCGGAGGCGAGCCGCTGGTCCGCGCCAAGGAGCTGCCGGTCGCCCGCCCGGGGCTGGGCATCGACATGGGCAATCCGCACGTGGTCGTGGCGGTGGCCGACGACGACGAGCTGGATGCGGCCGACCTCTCGTACATCCCGCACCTCGAGCCGACCCCGGAGCACGGCGCGAACGTCGAGTTCGTCGTCCCGCACGAGCCGCTGATCACGGACGGCGTCGGCCGCATCCGGATGCGCGTGCACGAGCGGGGCAGCGGCGAGACGCTGTCGTGCGGCACGGGTGCGGCTGCCGCCGCGCTCGCTGTCCGCTATTGGGCCGGTGAGGGTGCGCCCAACCAGTGGCGCGTGGATGTGCCCGGCGGCACGGTCGGGGTGCGCATGTTCCCCACGGAGGACGGCGAGCACGTCGGACTCTCCGGCCCGGCCGCCCTCGTCTTCACCGGCACCCTCGAGCTCGCCTGA
- a CDS encoding methyltransferase, producing the protein MASGDHYFSPAPESEMNLRPFTARLAGHTYELVTANGIFSPERVDMGTRVLLDHVPAPPPGGQLLDLGCGWGPVALTLALESPHATVWAVDVNTRALDLVRRNAQKLGLTNVNPVTPENLPDDVRFTTIWSNPPIRVGKNELHNILEKWLPRLEPGSDAWLVVQRNLGSDSLHRWMQTTFPELTTTRAATSKGYRVLRARAHA; encoded by the coding sequence ATGGCCAGCGGAGATCACTACTTTTCCCCGGCGCCCGAGAGCGAGATGAACCTGCGGCCGTTCACCGCACGCCTCGCCGGTCACACCTACGAGTTGGTGACGGCCAACGGCATCTTCAGCCCGGAGCGCGTCGATATGGGTACGCGAGTGCTGCTGGACCATGTCCCCGCGCCTCCGCCCGGAGGTCAGTTGCTCGACCTCGGCTGCGGCTGGGGCCCGGTGGCTCTCACACTTGCTCTCGAATCCCCTCATGCGACGGTGTGGGCCGTCGACGTCAATACCCGAGCGCTGGATCTGGTGCGCAGGAATGCGCAGAAGCTCGGTCTCACCAATGTAAACCCGGTGACGCCCGAAAATCTTCCCGATGACGTGCGATTTACGACCATCTGGTCGAATCCGCCGATCCGCGTCGGCAAGAACGAACTGCACAACATCCTGGAGAAGTGGCTGCCGCGGCTGGAGCCGGGATCGGACGCGTGGCTGGTCGTGCAGCGCAACCTCGGCAGCGACTCTCTGCACCGCTGGATGCAGACCACGTTCCCGGAGCTGACGACGACGCGCGCTGCGACCTCCAAGGGCTACCGCGTTCTACGGGCTCGCGCGCACGCCTGA
- the metE gene encoding 5-methyltetrahydropteroyltriglutamate--homocysteine S-methyltransferase — MTDTTRAAQRPAFPAGTIIGYPRIGRRRELKKAVEAFWAGSITADELEATAADLRSVTRERLASLGLGRTDASIPESFSFYDQVLDAAVAVGALPARFAGLAGAVGSVDLAGYFTIARGEGENPPLEMTKWFDSNYHYLVPEIGPETDFRLASDRIVREFEEAAAAGFVTRPVIVGPVTFLLLSKASDDAPEGFRPLSRLGDLLPVYRELLARLAAAGAPWVQLDEPALVSESIDEGRDAVLAAVRTAYDELGATSDRPAIFVAAPYGSLDDALPALAATPVEAISLDLVRGSLPTGLDTATASALAEKTLVGGVIDGHNIWRGDLEAAFGTLTELLSLSPDVAVSTSTSLLHVPHDVEDEPELDARLKSWLAFADQKVAQVAVLARGIVDGHEAIQDELTAATAALADRAGAPGVRVPAVREREAALTDADFRRGEYTDRLTAQEEALGLPFLPTTTIGSFPQTADIRRSRAQLAKGLISEAEYLGRMRDEIKRVVDLQEEIGIDVIVHGEPERNDMVQYFAENLEGFAVTQNGWVQSYGSRCTRPSILWGDVSRTAPITVDWSTYTQSLTAKPVKGMLTGPVTILAWSFVRDDQPLGETARQVALALRDEIADLEEAGIRVVQVDEPALRELLPLKKAAQDEYLEWSVGSFRLATSGVADRTQIHTHLCYSEFGVVIDAIRNLDADVTSIEAARSRMEVVHDIQRSGFEHGIGPGVYDIHSPRVPSVEEVTELLETALGAIPGRQLWVNPDCGLKTRGYDETVASLRNIIEATRGVRERASVSA, encoded by the coding sequence ATGACCGACACCACCCGCGCAGCCCAGCGTCCCGCCTTCCCGGCGGGCACGATCATCGGCTACCCGCGCATCGGCCGCCGCCGCGAGCTCAAGAAGGCGGTGGAGGCGTTCTGGGCCGGCAGCATCACGGCCGACGAGCTGGAGGCGACAGCGGCCGACCTGCGGTCGGTCACCCGCGAGCGGCTCGCGTCGTTGGGGCTGGGACGCACCGACGCCTCCATCCCGGAGAGCTTCAGCTTCTACGACCAGGTGCTGGATGCGGCCGTCGCGGTCGGTGCGCTGCCCGCGCGGTTCGCGGGGCTCGCCGGTGCAGTCGGCTCCGTCGACCTGGCCGGGTATTTCACGATCGCCCGCGGCGAAGGGGAGAACCCGCCGCTGGAGATGACGAAGTGGTTCGACTCGAACTACCACTACCTCGTACCGGAGATCGGTCCGGAGACCGACTTCCGGCTGGCGTCGGACCGCATCGTGCGTGAATTCGAGGAGGCCGCGGCCGCGGGCTTCGTCACCCGCCCGGTGATCGTGGGGCCCGTGACGTTCCTCCTGCTGAGCAAGGCGAGTGACGACGCGCCCGAGGGCTTCCGCCCGCTGTCGCGCCTCGGCGACCTGCTCCCGGTGTACCGCGAGCTGCTCGCGCGGCTGGCCGCCGCGGGCGCACCCTGGGTGCAGCTCGACGAGCCGGCCCTCGTCAGCGAGAGCATCGACGAGGGCCGGGATGCGGTGCTCGCCGCGGTACGCACGGCCTACGACGAACTCGGCGCGACTTCCGACCGGCCGGCGATCTTCGTCGCCGCTCCGTACGGCAGCCTGGACGACGCCCTCCCGGCGCTGGCGGCCACGCCGGTCGAGGCGATTTCGCTCGACCTCGTGCGCGGGTCGCTCCCGACCGGGCTGGACACGGCAACGGCGTCTGCACTCGCAGAGAAGACGCTGGTCGGTGGCGTGATCGACGGCCACAACATCTGGCGCGGCGACCTGGAGGCCGCATTCGGAACGCTCACCGAGCTTCTGTCGCTCAGTCCCGACGTCGCGGTGTCGACGTCCACCTCGCTGCTGCACGTCCCGCACGATGTCGAGGACGAGCCGGAGCTGGATGCGCGGCTGAAGTCGTGGCTCGCCTTCGCCGACCAGAAGGTCGCCCAGGTGGCAGTGCTGGCCCGCGGCATCGTCGACGGGCACGAAGCGATCCAGGACGAGCTGACGGCGGCGACGGCGGCGCTGGCCGACCGCGCGGGAGCCCCCGGCGTGCGGGTTCCCGCCGTCCGCGAGCGGGAGGCGGCGCTCACCGACGCCGACTTCCGCCGCGGCGAGTACACGGACCGCCTGACGGCCCAGGAGGAGGCGCTCGGGCTGCCGTTCCTCCCCACGACGACCATCGGATCCTTCCCCCAGACGGCCGACATCCGCCGGTCGCGCGCGCAGCTCGCCAAGGGCCTCATCAGCGAAGCCGAGTACCTCGGCCGGATGCGCGACGAGATCAAGCGCGTCGTCGACCTCCAGGAGGAGATCGGGATCGACGTCATCGTTCACGGCGAGCCGGAGCGCAACGACATGGTCCAGTACTTCGCCGAGAACCTGGAGGGCTTCGCGGTCACCCAGAACGGCTGGGTGCAGTCGTACGGCTCGCGCTGTACGCGCCCGTCCATCCTCTGGGGCGATGTCTCCCGCACTGCCCCGATCACCGTCGACTGGTCGACCTACACGCAGAGCCTCACCGCCAAGCCGGTGAAGGGGATGCTGACCGGCCCGGTCACCATCCTCGCCTGGTCGTTCGTTCGCGACGACCAGCCGCTCGGCGAGACGGCCCGTCAGGTGGCGCTCGCGCTCCGGGACGAGATCGCCGACCTGGAGGAGGCGGGCATCCGCGTCGTCCAGGTGGACGAGCCGGCGCTCCGTGAGCTGCTGCCGCTCAAGAAGGCGGCGCAGGACGAGTACCTGGAGTGGTCGGTCGGATCGTTCCGGCTCGCGACCTCGGGCGTCGCCGACCGGACGCAGATCCACACGCACCTCTGCTACTCGGAGTTCGGCGTGGTGATCGACGCGATCCGCAACCTCGACGCGGACGTGACCAGCATCGAGGCCGCGCGCAGCCGGATGGAGGTCGTGCACGACATCCAGCGCTCCGGCTTCGAGCACGGCATCGGCCCGGGCGTCTACGACATCCACTCACCGCGGGTGCCGTCGGTCGAGGAGGTCACCGAGCTGCTGGAGACGGCGCTGGGCGCGATCCCGGGCCGCCAGCTGTGGGTGAACCCGGACTGCGGTCTGAAGACCCGTGGCTACGACGAGACGGTCGCCTCGCTGCGGAACATCATCGAGGCCACGCGCGGGGTCCGGGAGCGGGCGTCGGTCTCGGCCTGA
- the miaA gene encoding tRNA (adenosine(37)-N6)-dimethylallyltransferase MiaA, protein MSAGPVPPLVAIVGPTGTGKTDLSLALAGALSARGRSAEVVNADAMQLYRGMDIGTAKLPSSEWRGIPHHLFDVLDVTDEATVARYQLDAREAIRQILARGAVPILVGGSGLYVSSVLFDLRFPGTDPELRARLEADLTEHGPGMLYQRLAERDPEAARRIGSSNGRRIVRALEVAELTGTSVSGTLPDEPQLWHEPTVVIGLSAPREQLVERLDARVERMWADGLPAEVAGLVPAGIDRGVTARRAIGYAQALSELRGELTRDEAVTQTQQLTRRYARRQVSWFKRYPDIHWLDFDAPDLVDAALALVEAAELLGDGR, encoded by the coding sequence CTGAGCGCCGGACCCGTCCCGCCGCTCGTCGCCATCGTCGGGCCGACCGGAACGGGCAAGACCGACCTCTCCCTCGCTCTCGCAGGCGCGCTCAGCGCCCGGGGTCGATCCGCCGAGGTGGTCAACGCCGACGCCATGCAGCTCTACCGCGGCATGGACATCGGCACGGCCAAGCTGCCGTCGAGCGAGTGGCGCGGCATCCCGCATCACCTCTTCGACGTGCTCGACGTGACCGATGAGGCGACCGTCGCCCGGTACCAGCTGGACGCCCGGGAGGCCATCCGGCAGATCCTGGCGCGGGGAGCGGTCCCTATCCTGGTCGGCGGGTCGGGGCTCTACGTGTCGAGCGTCCTCTTCGACCTCCGCTTCCCGGGCACCGACCCCGAACTCCGCGCCCGACTGGAGGCCGACCTCACCGAGCACGGACCCGGGATGCTCTACCAGCGCCTCGCCGAACGCGACCCGGAGGCCGCGCGCCGGATCGGATCCAGCAACGGCCGCCGCATCGTCCGAGCCCTCGAGGTCGCCGAACTGACCGGCACCTCCGTCTCCGGCACGCTCCCCGACGAACCGCAGCTGTGGCACGAGCCGACCGTCGTCATCGGGCTCTCCGCGCCGCGCGAGCAACTGGTCGAACGGCTGGACGCCCGGGTCGAGAGGATGTGGGCCGACGGCCTGCCCGCCGAGGTCGCCGGGCTCGTCCCCGCCGGGATCGATCGCGGCGTCACCGCACGGCGTGCGATCGGCTACGCGCAGGCGCTCTCCGAGCTGCGCGGCGAGCTCACCCGCGACGAAGCCGTCACCCAGACCCAGCAGCTCACCCGGCGGTACGCCCGCCGCCAGGTCAGCTGGTTCAAGCGCTACCCGGACATCCATTGGCTCGACTTCGACGCGCCGGACCTGGTGGATGCGGCGCTCGCGCTCGTCGAGGCCGCCGAACTACTCGGCGACGGTCGCTAG
- the miaB gene encoding tRNA (N6-isopentenyl adenosine(37)-C2)-methylthiotransferase MiaB — translation MSILEQRSVIEPSEAAVRADGRARTYEVRTFGCQMNVHDSERLSGSLEAAGYVPANGEEADIVVINTCAVRENADNKLYGNLGHLAGVKRRHEGMQIAVGGCLAQKDKNVILEKAPWVDVVFGTHNMGALPSLLERARHNDAAEIEILESLETFPSTLPTKRDSSYSGWVSISVGCNNTCTFCIVPSLRGKEKDRRPGDILAEIQALVDDGAIEVTLLGQNVNSYGVEFGDRQAFSKLLRAAGQIDGLERIRFTSPHPAAFTDDVIDAMAETPNVMPQLHMPLQSGSDRILRSMRRSYRSEKFLGILDRVRAKLPEAAISTDIIVGFPGETEEDFQETLRVVEAARFASAFTFQYSIRPGTPAATMADQVPKEIVQERYERLIALQERISQEENQKLIGREVELLVANGEGRKDADTRRLSGRARDSRLVHFEVPAGSELPRPGDVVMVRVTQSAPHHLIADSVDGAPLRIRRTRAGDAWDRAEAESCAVPAHGSAGSGSAEPGRVSLGLPELRVGLPALRPLTREPLTSPGVGTMPIYDPTDGQR, via the coding sequence ATGAGCATCCTGGAACAGCGCAGCGTCATCGAGCCCTCCGAGGCGGCGGTCCGCGCCGACGGCCGGGCGCGAACGTACGAGGTACGCACGTTCGGCTGCCAGATGAACGTCCACGACTCCGAGCGGCTCAGTGGGTCGCTCGAAGCGGCCGGGTACGTTCCGGCGAACGGTGAAGAAGCCGACATCGTCGTCATCAACACCTGCGCCGTGCGCGAGAACGCGGACAACAAGCTCTACGGCAACCTCGGGCATCTCGCCGGGGTGAAGCGCCGCCACGAGGGGATGCAGATCGCCGTAGGCGGCTGCCTCGCGCAGAAGGACAAGAACGTCATCCTCGAGAAGGCCCCGTGGGTCGACGTGGTCTTCGGCACCCACAACATGGGCGCGCTCCCGAGCCTGCTCGAGCGGGCCCGCCACAACGACGCGGCGGAGATCGAGATCCTCGAGTCGCTCGAGACCTTCCCGTCGACGCTGCCCACGAAGCGGGACTCCTCCTACTCCGGCTGGGTCTCCATCTCGGTCGGCTGCAACAACACCTGCACGTTCTGCATCGTCCCGTCGCTGCGCGGCAAGGAGAAGGACCGCCGTCCGGGCGACATCCTCGCCGAGATCCAGGCACTCGTCGACGACGGCGCCATCGAGGTCACCCTCCTCGGTCAGAACGTGAACTCCTACGGCGTCGAGTTCGGCGACCGACAGGCGTTCAGCAAGCTGCTCCGGGCGGCGGGCCAGATCGACGGGCTGGAGCGCATCCGCTTCACCAGCCCGCACCCGGCCGCGTTCACGGACGACGTGATCGACGCCATGGCCGAGACGCCCAACGTCATGCCGCAGCTGCACATGCCGCTGCAGTCCGGCTCCGACCGCATCCTCCGTTCGATGAGGCGCTCGTACCGGTCGGAGAAGTTCCTCGGCATCCTCGACCGCGTTCGGGCGAAGCTTCCGGAGGCGGCGATCAGCACCGACATCATCGTCGGCTTCCCGGGGGAGACGGAGGAGGACTTCCAGGAGACCCTCCGCGTCGTCGAGGCGGCACGATTCGCCTCCGCGTTCACGTTCCAGTACTCGATCCGCCCCGGAACGCCGGCGGCCACCATGGCCGACCAGGTGCCCAAGGAGATCGTCCAGGAGCGCTATGAGCGCCTCATCGCCCTCCAGGAGCGCATCTCGCAGGAGGAGAATCAGAAGCTGATCGGCCGGGAGGTCGAGCTCCTCGTCGCGAACGGCGAGGGCCGCAAGGACGCGGACACCCGCCGCCTCAGCGGGCGCGCCCGCGACAGCCGGCTCGTCCACTTCGAGGTCCCGGCCGGCTCCGAGCTGCCGCGTCCGGGAGACGTCGTCATGGTTCGCGTGACGCAGTCCGCTCCGCACCATCTCATCGCCGACTCCGTCGACGGCGCCCCCCTCCGCATCCGCCGGACGCGCGCCGGCGACGCCTGGGACCGCGCTGAGGCCGAATCCTGCGCAGTACCCGCCCACGGCAGCGCCGGGAGCGGCTCCGCCGAACCGGGCCGCGTCTCGCTCGGCCTGCCCGAGCTACGCGTCGGGCTCCCGGCCCTCCGCCCGCTCACCCGCGAGCCGCTCACGTCGCCCGGCGTCGGCACCATGCCCATCTACGACCCGACGGACGGCCAGCGCTGA